One region of Vitis vinifera cultivar Pinot Noir 40024 chromosome 1, ASM3070453v1 genomic DNA includes:
- the LOC100248988 gene encoding uncharacterized protein LOC100248988, giving the protein MSGVSLAVAPRTEPDKTTTTPNTKPQQQPGRHNHHHQQSVVGGVMGSLRVIELQLVAFIMVFSASGLVPLLDLIFPAFASAYLLALSRFAFPAHGSTTSTGSREIFQGSRLFRLYVIVGTAIGLFLPLAYVLGGFARGDEHAVRSATPHLFLLSFQILTENIISGLSLFSPPVRALVPLLYTVRRIFVIVDWIVDVWLNKTLPANAPFKDVAWFWFGKTLAVANLAYFSINLFVFLIPRFLPRAFERYFRERDETRAKIEEDKRSAAANKSQPTDKKAD; this is encoded by the exons ATGTCAGGTGTATCCCTTGCCGTGGCTCCTCGGACGGAGCCTGACAAAACCACGACCACCCCAAACACGAAGCCCCAACAGCAGCCAGGCCGCCAcaaccaccaccaccagcaGTCTGTGGTGGGAGGCGTGATGGGATCACTGCGCGTGATCGAACTCCAGCTAGTAGCCTTCATCATGGTTTTCTCCGCCAGCGGTCTCGTCCCTCTACTCGACCTTATATTCCCAGCATTCGCCTCCGCTTATCTTCTAGCCCTCTCCCGCTTCGCCTTCCCAGCCCATGGCAGCACCACCTCCACCGGCTCACGGGAAATTTTCCAAGGAAGTAGGCTTTTCCGGCTCTACGTGATTGTGGGAACCGCCATCGGCCTGTTCTTGCCCCTGGCATACGTGCTGGGCGGTTTCGCCAGGGGCGATGAGCATGCAGTTCGGTCAGCAACGCCTCATCTCTTCCTCCTCTCATTCCAGATACTAACCGAGAACATAATAAGCGGGCTGTCCTTGTTTTCGCCTCCGGTAAGGGCACTGGTCCCGTTGCTCTATACCGTTAGAAGGATCTTTGTAATCGTAGACTGGATAGTGGACGTGTGGCTTAACAAGACGCTGCCTGCCAATGCACCCTTCAAG GATGTTGCATGGTTCTGGTTCGGAAAGACGTTGGCGGTGGCGAATTTAGCATACTTCTCCATCAACCTGTTTGTATTCTTGATTCCCCGGTTTCTTCCAAGGGCCTTCGAGAGGTATTTCAGGGAGAGGGACGAGACTCGAGCAAAGATTGAGGAGGACAAGCGCTCTGCAGCAGCAAACAAGTCCCAACCCACAGATAAGAAAGCCGATTGA